In one Marinitoga sp. 1197 genomic region, the following are encoded:
- a CDS encoding SLC13 family permease, translated as MITLFIFLFSYTLLITEKVNRTIVAILGATIMMILGIFENHIEAIKNYVDVNTIYLLMGMMIFVSVIKKSGLFEYLGIITLKAFHKNGYILYFGLTFTVALMSAIIDNVTTVLVFIPVTLAITDSLDVDPLPFIFGEIMASNIGGTATIIGDPPNIMIASAAGLRFTEFFINNGPISFLNLFVMQILTILFFKKKLGFKIDVEKIKSFDPKSAIKNKKGFYISWFLLILTLFLFIFQHQLEMESSTIALFIGFLALLLLDRNEVEEILKEVEWGTILFFFGLFIMTGGLVQTGILKDFTYFLVNVAGNSMRSFAMMLIGIAGAISGFVDNIPFTATLIPVIKNLQYINPAIFSNLDPLWYSLSLGACLGGNFTPIGASANIVALAMLKQFKNEEIKFLDFFKYASLIVISNLILSAIYVELILI; from the coding sequence ATTATTACATTATTTATTTTTCTTTTTTCTTATACATTATTAATTACAGAAAAAGTTAATAGAACAATTGTCGCGATACTTGGCGCCACTATTATGATGATATTGGGTATTTTTGAAAATCATATAGAAGCTATAAAGAACTATGTTGATGTAAACACAATATATTTATTAATGGGTATGATGATTTTTGTTTCTGTTATCAAGAAAAGTGGGCTTTTTGAGTATCTTGGAATAATAACTTTAAAAGCATTTCATAAAAATGGGTATATACTTTATTTTGGTTTAACATTTACAGTTGCTCTCATGTCTGCTATAATAGATAATGTTACAACTGTTTTGGTTTTCATTCCTGTAACTCTGGCAATAACAGATTCGCTGGATGTTGATCCATTACCCTTTATTTTTGGTGAAATTATGGCATCAAATATTGGAGGAACTGCAACAATCATCGGAGATCCACCGAATATAATGATTGCAAGTGCTGCAGGACTGCGTTTCACAGAGTTTTTTATAAACAATGGTCCAATATCTTTTTTAAATCTTTTTGTAATGCAAATTCTTACAATACTTTTTTTTAAGAAAAAATTGGGTTTTAAAATTGACGTTGAAAAAATAAAATCGTTTGATCCTAAATCTGCAATAAAGAATAAAAAAGGTTTTTATATTTCATGGTTTTTATTGATATTAACCTTATTTTTATTTATTTTTCAGCATCAGCTTGAAATGGAAAGTTCTACAATAGCTTTATTTATAGGATTTTTAGCTTTGTTATTACTTGATAGAAATGAAGTTGAAGAAATTCTGAAAGAAGTTGAATGGGGTACAATTCTATTCTTCTTTGGATTATTTATTATGACTGGTGGTTTAGTTCAAACAGGAATTTTAAAAGATTTTACTTATTTTTTGGTAAATGTTGCCGGAAATTCCATGAGAAGTTTTGCAATGATGCTTATAGGAATTGCTGGAGCCATTTCGGGCTTTGTTGATAATATTCCTTTTACCGCAACACTAATTCCTGTTATAAAAAATTTGCAATATATAAATCCAGCAATTTTTTCCAACTTAGATCCATTATGGTATTCTTTATCACTGGGGGCATGTTTAGGTGGAAATTTCACTCCCATTGGTGCATCAGCTAATATAGTAGCTTTAGCAATGTTGAAACAGTTTAAAAATGAGGAAATAAAATTCCTGGATTTTTTCAAATATGCTTCTCTTATAGTAATATCTAATCTTATACTTTCTGCAATTTATGTAGAATTGATTTTAATTTAG
- the gatC gene encoding Asp-tRNA(Asn)/Glu-tRNA(Gln) amidotransferase subunit GatC: MIDVNDELIKKLEKLSMIELSDDEKEIIKRDLNEILKYMEMIDEVDIKNVEPLFSPIEKILKNIFHEDIEKTSKFIKNIVNEFPEKKDNLLKVPGIQS, translated from the coding sequence ATGATTGATGTCAATGATGAATTAATAAAAAAATTAGAAAAACTATCGATGATTGAGTTATCTGATGATGAAAAAGAAATAATTAAAAGAGATTTAAATGAGATTCTAAAGTATATGGAAATGATAGATGAAGTGGATATAAAAAATGTTGAGCCTCTATTTTCTCCAATTGAAAAAATATTAAAAAATATTTTTCACGAAGATATTGAAAAAACATCGAAGTTTATTAAAAATATAGTAAATGAATTTCCAGAAAAAAAAGATAATTTATTAAAAGTACCAGGTATTCAAAGTTAA
- the frr gene encoding ribosome recycling factor: protein MKDPVLKEAKSKMDKTVKHLEDEYKKLRTGRPSPAMFEEILVDYYGTPTPINQTATLSVGEDRAVVITPWDKSLCSKIEKAINAANLGMMASTDGVVVRVKFPNPTVEDRKKWVKHAKELAEEFKVALRNIRREDMKVIKEKQKNGEIPEDDARKLEDEIQKILKDHEHKIDEVFHKKEKEIMES from the coding sequence ATAAAGGATCCTGTTTTAAAGGAAGCAAAATCAAAAATGGATAAAACAGTTAAACATCTTGAAGATGAATATAAAAAACTCAGAACTGGAAGACCTTCTCCAGCCATGTTTGAAGAAATTTTAGTTGATTATTATGGAACACCCACACCAATTAATCAAACAGCAACTTTAAGTGTTGGAGAAGACCGAGCCGTTGTTATTACTCCGTGGGATAAAAGTTTGTGTTCAAAAATTGAAAAAGCAATTAATGCTGCAAATTTAGGTATGATGGCGTCAACTGATGGCGTGGTTGTAAGAGTGAAATTTCCAAATCCAACTGTTGAAGATAGAAAAAAATGGGTAAAACATGCAAAAGAACTAGCTGAAGAGTTTAAAGTTGCTTTAAGAAATATCAGGAGAGAAGATATGAAAGTTATAAAGGAAAAACAAAAAAACGGTGAAATTCCAGAAGATGATGCAAGAAAATTGGAAGATGAGATTCAAAAAATATTAAAAGATCATGAACACAAAATTGACGAAGTATTCCACAAAAAAGAAAAGGAGATAATGGAATCTTGA
- a CDS encoding YraN family protein gives MNDKGKKYELAAIKYLQKKGFKILKKNFTTRIGEIDIIALDGKCLVFIEVKGGKDYLENPAYRVNYKKLKKIIAVANIFIKHTSVDFDETRIDVIGVNDKFEISYFPDQKLF, from the coding sequence ATGAACGATAAAGGAAAAAAATATGAATTAGCAGCTATAAAATATTTACAGAAAAAAGGATTTAAAATATTAAAAAAAAATTTCACCACAAGAATTGGTGAAATCGATATAATAGCACTTGATGGAAAATGTTTAGTATTTATTGAAGTCAAAGGTGGAAAAGATTATTTAGAAAATCCAGCATATAGAGTAAATTATAAAAAATTAAAAAAAATTATAGCTGTTGCTAATATTTTTATTAAACATACTTCTGTTGATTTCGATGAAACAAGAATAGACGTAATAGGTGTAAATGATAAATTTGAAATTTCTTATTTTCCCGATCAAAAATTATTTTAA
- a CDS encoding glycosyltransferase family 2 protein, translating to MKKGLISACIMAKNEEQNIERCLNSIKDFCDEIIFVDTGSTDNTVEIAKKYTDKIYFFPWNGNFSDARNETLKYATSEWVFIIDADEEASEQLRNNIRDVLKSLDKDIVGVYIPTINYLDFEKKNYEIASTARFFRNGKVKYENIVHNQPVYKGKTVKVDLELLHYGYIWTRLRRKQKTERTLALIQKYLEKNPDDEYYLIQYMKTLSIAKKHIEKMKIGYKIAKKLQKDVQKKDYKPIPMTVEFMFLWGIELMNKGYWDDAEKWFKIGSRWNLDAYYGLMNVYFNKRDWENLKKASLDFLKYLNLFENKRSEITWSMQSLFRRNEGLSFLIIAKVKTRDLKDIDKIIKEFNYKKNNEKIIKLYDLIFDEFAKETNYNNKQKLLKVLKEIHINIINNSEFFLQSTNKAIKKYDIIFEKTKDKNPYLFLEYFVDRLKDEKNIIGFLLTFIDDIFDKDFEQLLELLLKIRRLRKDISSDKEKAVIELLIADILTKNGRFNEAKSRYKKVVSLEKSLARFVQVLIEDILTHMDPEELIPAYVELKEEMSKKNELFFNIDIFDYREVALFDYYFGEIFPELKFIYGLKIKNENKELFESLLLKVFEITKNKYFKAFVSLRLYNYYKECKEFEKAKLYLEKALNLNPILADLTSGNYNYTGFYFEEKIENKDDKIVNVLNIGEIISVLPVINPIKIWYESKITGLYYVSPQPTYNAMKNLDNFLKKYSKYFNLIYPDPLKNHKLKYILSELKKDNLLEINSINSFFNKEHITISNLEYIEDRNFKKSYDTVVFFNPEFSRNLIKDLKYLKTITENLFVIYNLDDNIINKDPRAFWYLEPKNIRLFFDYMQPENFEFIDDTMLFVHYK from the coding sequence ATGAAAAAAGGTTTGATAAGCGCATGTATAATGGCAAAAAATGAAGAACAAAATATAGAAAGATGCTTGAACAGTATAAAAGATTTTTGTGATGAAATAATTTTTGTTGATACAGGATCAACAGATAATACAGTTGAAATTGCAAAAAAGTATACAGATAAAATATATTTCTTTCCATGGAATGGAAATTTTTCAGATGCAAGAAATGAAACATTGAAGTATGCAACCTCTGAGTGGGTATTTATAATTGATGCTGATGAAGAAGCTTCAGAGCAATTGAGAAATAATATTAGAGATGTTTTAAAATCATTGGATAAAGATATAGTAGGGGTTTATATACCTACTATAAATTATCTAGATTTTGAAAAAAAGAATTATGAGATTGCAAGCACAGCAAGATTTTTCAGAAATGGTAAAGTAAAATATGAAAATATTGTTCATAATCAACCTGTATATAAAGGTAAAACTGTAAAAGTAGATCTTGAATTATTACATTACGGATATATTTGGACGAGATTAAGAAGAAAACAAAAAACAGAAAGAACATTGGCGCTTATTCAAAAATATCTGGAAAAAAATCCAGATGATGAATATTATTTAATTCAATATATGAAAACATTATCAATTGCTAAAAAACATATTGAAAAAATGAAAATTGGTTATAAAATAGCGAAAAAATTGCAGAAAGATGTACAAAAAAAAGATTATAAACCGATACCTATGACTGTTGAATTTATGTTTTTGTGGGGAATAGAATTGATGAATAAAGGATATTGGGATGATGCTGAAAAATGGTTTAAAATAGGTTCAAGATGGAACTTAGATGCTTATTATGGTTTAATGAATGTTTATTTTAATAAAAGAGACTGGGAAAATTTAAAAAAAGCATCTTTAGATTTTTTGAAATATTTAAATTTATTTGAAAACAAAAGAAGTGAAATTACGTGGTCAATGCAATCATTATTTAGAAGAAATGAAGGATTATCTTTTTTGATTATAGCAAAGGTTAAAACAAGAGATTTAAAAGATATAGATAAAATTATAAAAGAATTTAATTATAAAAAAAATAACGAAAAAATTATAAAGTTATATGATTTAATTTTTGATGAGTTTGCTAAGGAAACAAATTATAATAATAAGCAAAAATTATTAAAAGTATTAAAAGAAATTCATATTAATATAATTAATAATTCTGAATTTTTTCTCCAATCTACGAACAAAGCGATAAAAAAATATGACATAATATTTGAAAAAACAAAGGATAAAAACCCATATTTATTTTTAGAATATTTTGTTGATAGATTGAAAGATGAAAAGAATATTATAGGTTTTCTGTTAACATTTATAGATGATATATTTGATAAAGATTTTGAGCAGCTGCTTGAATTATTATTAAAAATAAGAAGATTGAGAAAAGATATTAGTTCTGACAAAGAAAAAGCTGTAATAGAATTATTAATTGCAGATATTCTTACAAAAAATGGAAGATTTAATGAAGCAAAATCGAGATATAAAAAAGTGGTAAGTTTAGAGAAATCACTTGCCAGATTTGTTCAAGTCTTAATAGAAGATATATTAACTCATATGGATCCTGAAGAACTTATTCCAGCTTACGTTGAATTAAAAGAAGAAATGAGCAAAAAAAATGAATTATTCTTTAATATAGATATCTTTGATTATCGAGAAGTTGCTTTATTTGATTATTATTTTGGAGAAATATTTCCTGAATTAAAATTCATATACGGATTAAAGATAAAAAATGAAAATAAGGAATTGTTTGAATCGTTATTATTAAAAGTTTTTGAAATAACAAAAAACAAATATTTTAAAGCTTTTGTAAGTTTGAGATTATATAATTACTATAAGGAATGTAAAGAATTTGAAAAAGCTAAATTATATTTGGAGAAAGCGCTAAATTTGAACCCTATTTTAGCAGATTTGACCAGTGGAAATTATAATTATACAGGTTTTTATTTTGAAGAAAAAATAGAAAATAAAGATGATAAAATAGTTAATGTATTAAATATAGGTGAAATAATTTCTGTTCTTCCGGTAATAAATCCTATAAAAATATGGTATGAATCTAAAATAACAGGTTTATATTATGTTTCACCACAACCTACATATAATGCAATGAAAAATTTAGATAATTTTTTAAAGAAATATTCTAAGTATTTTAATTTAATATATCCAGACCCTTTGAAAAATCATAAATTAAAATATATTCTTTCTGAATTAAAAAAAGATAATTTGTTAGAGATTAACTCAATAAATTCGTTTTTCAATAAAGAACATATTACAATATCTAATTTAGAGTATATCGAAGATAGGAATTTTAAAAAATCATATGATACAGTTGTTTTTTTTAATCCAGAATTTTCCAGAAATCTTATAAAAGATTTAAAATATTTAAAAACAATAACAGAAAATTTATTTGTAATATATAATTTAGATGATAATATAATAAACAAAGATCCAAGAGCTTTTTGGTATTTAGAACCTAAGAATATAAGACTTTTTTTTGATTATATGCAACCTGAAAATTTTGAATTTATAGATGATACAATGCTTTTTGTACATTATAAATAA
- the alaS gene encoding alanine--tRNA ligase — protein sequence MNSKKIRESFLKYFEEKGHKIMKSFPLIPSDPQLLFTVAGMVPFKPIFWGKMEPTYTKIATCQKCIRTNDIENVGRTARHQTFFEMLGNFSFGEYFKEGAIKFAWEYLTEVLKLSPEKLWVSVYYDDNEAYNIWKDIIGIPENKIMRFGKEDNWWGPVGPTGPCGPSSEIYYDTGRKDLCPDPEKCTPEDDCGRYVEIWNLVFTEYYQDEKGNLQPLPRKNIDTGAGLERISAAVQGVYDNFETDLFTPIINKIENIFGIKFKNNKKTDVSIKVIADHSRAVTFLVSEGILPSNEGRGYVLRRILRRALRHGALLGKKEPFMNKIIDVVIEYYGDIYPEISEKASFIKNIVEAEEKRFLETLDKGTEKLMDYIKNSKNNIIDGSFAFELYDTYGFPLDITREIAEENNFSVNEEEFNRYMELQRQRARDAAGEKEYAKINKAFKYIGDELKTTEFTGYENSKDESEILYIVKDEEIVENAKKGEEIVVITSKTPFYAEKGGQIGDTGVIKNEKFEFEVVDTKIINNEVIGHYGKILNGEIKVGEKAILEVDKKRRNAIKKNHTATHLLHKALREVLGSHVKQAGSLVTDEKLRFDFTHYESVSKKDVRKIEELINEKILENIKVITEIKALEDAKNENAMALFEEKYGDKVRVVKIDDFSSELCGGTHVSYTGEIGLFKILSETAVSAGVRRIEAITGMKTLEYVNDLENKINTISEHLEAAQEIIVPRILNLLEKIKEQEKEIKRLQEKLTSQSLDVFTIKKYDDIEIYIKIFEGVASDVLRNVTDIAENKIKSGIIILFNKKDKKVNFIVKITKDLSGKYHAGNIARKIAKELGGGGGGRPDFAQAGGKDPSKINDIISNIKDYIGG from the coding sequence ATGAATTCAAAAAAAATCAGGGAATCATTTTTGAAATACTTTGAAGAAAAGGGTCATAAAATAATGAAAAGTTTTCCATTAATTCCATCTGACCCTCAATTATTATTTACTGTTGCAGGGATGGTCCCGTTCAAACCCATATTCTGGGGAAAAATGGAACCTACATATACAAAAATTGCAACATGCCAAAAATGTATAAGAACAAATGATATTGAAAATGTTGGTAGAACTGCAAGACATCAAACTTTTTTTGAAATGTTGGGTAATTTTTCTTTTGGTGAATATTTTAAGGAAGGTGCAATTAAATTTGCCTGGGAATATCTTACAGAAGTTTTAAAATTATCCCCAGAAAAATTATGGGTATCAGTTTATTATGATGATAATGAAGCATATAATATATGGAAAGATATAATTGGAATACCAGAAAACAAGATTATGAGATTTGGAAAAGAAGACAATTGGTGGGGGCCGGTAGGTCCAACAGGGCCATGTGGCCCAAGTTCAGAAATATATTATGATACAGGACGTAAAGATTTATGCCCTGATCCAGAAAAATGTACTCCTGAAGATGATTGTGGAAGATATGTTGAAATATGGAATTTAGTTTTTACAGAGTATTATCAAGATGAAAAAGGGAATTTACAACCGCTACCAAGAAAAAACATTGATACTGGTGCAGGATTGGAAAGAATATCTGCAGCTGTACAGGGAGTTTATGATAATTTTGAAACAGATTTATTTACACCAATCATAAATAAAATAGAAAATATATTTGGCATAAAATTTAAAAATAATAAAAAAACAGATGTATCAATAAAAGTTATAGCCGATCATTCAAGAGCTGTAACATTTTTAGTATCAGAAGGAATTTTACCCTCGAATGAAGGAAGAGGCTATGTTTTAAGAAGAATTTTGAGACGAGCATTGAGACATGGTGCATTATTAGGAAAAAAAGAACCATTTATGAATAAAATTATAGATGTAGTTATTGAGTATTATGGTGATATATATCCAGAAATTTCTGAAAAAGCGTCTTTCATAAAAAATATAGTGGAAGCTGAAGAAAAAAGATTTTTGGAAACTCTTGATAAAGGTACTGAAAAATTGATGGATTATATAAAGAATTCTAAAAATAATATAATAGATGGCAGTTTTGCTTTTGAACTTTATGACACATATGGATTTCCTTTAGATATAACCAGAGAAATTGCTGAAGAAAATAATTTTTCTGTGAACGAGGAAGAATTTAATAGATATATGGAATTACAGCGTCAAAGGGCCAGAGATGCTGCTGGTGAAAAAGAATATGCGAAAATAAACAAAGCTTTTAAATATATTGGTGATGAATTAAAAACAACGGAGTTTACAGGATATGAAAATTCAAAAGATGAAAGTGAAATATTATATATAGTAAAAGATGAAGAAATAGTGGAAAATGCGAAAAAAGGTGAAGAAATAGTAGTAATTACCTCAAAAACTCCATTTTATGCAGAAAAAGGTGGGCAAATAGGGGATACGGGGGTAATAAAGAATGAAAAGTTTGAATTTGAGGTTGTAGATACTAAAATTATAAACAATGAAGTTATAGGGCATTATGGTAAAATATTAAATGGAGAAATAAAAGTTGGAGAAAAAGCAATCCTTGAAGTAGATAAAAAAAGAAGAAATGCAATAAAGAAAAATCATACAGCAACACATTTATTACATAAAGCATTGAGGGAAGTTCTTGGTTCTCATGTAAAACAGGCTGGTTCGTTAGTTACTGATGAAAAATTAAGATTTGATTTTACGCATTATGAATCAGTGTCAAAAAAAGATGTTAGAAAAATTGAAGAGTTAATAAATGAAAAAATATTAGAAAATATAAAGGTAATTACAGAAATAAAAGCTCTTGAAGATGCAAAAAATGAAAATGCAATGGCATTATTTGAAGAAAAATATGGTGACAAAGTTAGAGTGGTAAAAATAGATGATTTTAGTTCAGAATTATGTGGCGGTACACATGTTTCATATACCGGAGAAATAGGTTTATTTAAGATATTATCTGAAACAGCAGTATCAGCTGGAGTTAGAAGAATTGAAGCAATAACTGGAATGAAAACATTAGAATATGTAAATGATCTTGAGAACAAAATCAATACTATTTCAGAACATCTTGAAGCAGCTCAAGAAATAATCGTTCCAAGAATTTTAAACCTGTTAGAAAAAATTAAAGAGCAGGAAAAAGAGATAAAAAGATTACAGGAAAAACTTACTTCGCAATCTTTGGACGTTTTTACCATAAAAAAATATGATGATATTGAGATTTATATAAAAATATTTGAAGGTGTTGCTTCTGACGTTTTAAGGAATGTAACCGATATTGCTGAAAATAAAATTAAAAGCGGAATAATTATATTGTTTAATAAAAAAGATAAAAAGGTTAATTTTATAGTAAAAATAACAAAGGATCTATCAGGAAAGTATCATGCAGGAAATATTGCCAGAAAAATCGCAAAAGAATTAGGTGGTGGAGGTGGCGGAAGACCAGACTTTGCCCAAGCAGGGGGTAAAGATCCATCTAAAATAAATGATATAATCAGTAATATTAAAGATTATATAGGGGGATGA
- a CDS encoding isoprenyl transferase: MRIPKHVGIIMDGNGRWAKKRGLKRTVGHERGAKVAEDVIQWASDMGIRYLTLYSFSTENWKRPKEEVNFLFSLMVRYLESRLNKIIKENVRVRFTGRIEELPDKVYDVCKRIEEKSKNNTKIDVILAVNYGGRREIVDAVNKLILKKAEKISIEDISNNLYLPDIPDPELIIRTSGEVRISNFLLWQIAYSELYFTDVLWPDFTKEDLEKAIRDFSNRDRRFGGIQSDERRDCNGSK, from the coding sequence TTGAGAATCCCAAAACATGTTGGAATTATAATGGATGGTAATGGTAGATGGGCTAAGAAAAGAGGTTTAAAAAGAACTGTTGGTCACGAACGTGGAGCGAAAGTGGCGGAAGATGTAATACAATGGGCTTCTGATATGGGTATAAGGTATTTAACCTTATACTCTTTTTCTACTGAAAATTGGAAAAGACCGAAAGAAGAGGTAAATTTTCTTTTTTCCCTTATGGTAAGATATCTGGAATCAAGATTAAATAAAATAATAAAAGAAAATGTAAGAGTTAGATTTACAGGAAGAATTGAGGAACTTCCGGATAAAGTATATGATGTATGCAAAAGGATAGAAGAAAAAAGTAAAAATAATACAAAAATAGACGTCATTTTAGCTGTAAATTATGGTGGAAGGCGTGAAATTGTTGATGCGGTAAATAAACTAATTTTAAAAAAAGCAGAAAAGATCTCAATTGAAGATATATCAAATAATCTTTATTTACCTGATATTCCAGATCCTGAATTAATAATTAGAACATCTGGAGAAGTCAGAATAAGCAATTTTTTATTATGGCAAATTGCTTATTCTGAGTTGTATTTTACAGATGTATTATGGCCCGATTTTACCAAAGAAGATTTAGAAAAAGCTATAAGAGATTTTTCAAACAGAGATAGAAGATTTGGTGGCATTCAATCAGATGAAAGAAGGGATTGTAATGGCAGTAAATAA
- the dnaX gene encoding DNA polymerase III subunit gamma/tau, which yields MITLYRKYRPSTFEELIGQEHIKKYFEKSIEKNEISHAYIFSGPRGTGKTTTARILSKVLNCENPNGHNPCNSCEKCIAINNGSFMDVIELDAASNRGIDEIRKIRDAANFRPVSGKYKVYIIDEFHMLTKEAFNALLKTLEEPPEHVIFILATTNLEKVPETIISRAQVLQFKNISEAEISKHIINISRKENRNITEDAANLIAKKAKGGARDALSLLEQLLKFSNTDITQDDVIKILGLFDEKIVKDFLNAIYKKDNEKLLNISSMIFNEGKEIEVFLEEILEYILNNIRNNETLEKNLYIAKKLSELLKEIKYSENKKILFDVNVLLLSSGIYHEKDEEINLSNIKTYKENINNTTENLTSKVLEILLNKKEKMNLGLYFALKNAKINEKDDYIKILYKKENLLEYQIVKNNSTILELLYSTLTNHLIKIDIIYEDNSDEKTRKNNILKLF from the coding sequence ATGATTACTTTATATAGAAAATATAGACCCTCAACCTTTGAAGAATTAATTGGACAGGAACACATCAAAAAATACTTTGAGAAATCTATTGAAAAAAATGAAATTTCACATGCATATATATTTTCTGGCCCTAGAGGAACTGGTAAAACGACAACTGCACGTATTTTAAGTAAAGTATTAAATTGTGAAAATCCAAATGGTCATAATCCATGTAATTCATGTGAAAAATGTATAGCAATAAATAATGGTAGTTTTATGGATGTTATTGAACTTGATGCCGCTTCTAATAGAGGAATAGATGAAATTAGAAAAATTAGAGATGCAGCTAATTTTAGGCCGGTTTCGGGTAAGTATAAAGTATATATAATTGATGAATTTCATATGTTAACAAAAGAGGCATTTAATGCTCTTTTGAAAACTTTAGAAGAGCCACCAGAACATGTAATATTTATATTAGCTACAACAAATCTTGAAAAGGTACCAGAAACAATAATATCAAGAGCTCAAGTTTTGCAATTTAAAAATATTTCTGAAGCAGAAATTTCAAAGCATATTATAAATATTTCCAGAAAAGAAAATAGAAATATTACTGAAGATGCAGCTAATTTAATTGCCAAAAAAGCAAAAGGTGGAGCAAGAGATGCATTATCTCTTTTAGAACAACTTTTGAAATTCTCAAATACTGATATTACTCAAGATGATGTAATAAAAATATTGGGTTTATTTGATGAAAAAATAGTAAAGGATTTTTTAAATGCAATATATAAAAAGGATAATGAAAAATTATTGAATATATCTTCTATGATTTTTAATGAAGGAAAAGAAATTGAAGTTTTTCTGGAGGAAATTTTAGAGTATATATTAAATAATATTCGTAATAATGAAACATTAGAGAAAAACTTATACATAGCAAAAAAATTATCAGAATTATTAAAAGAGATAAAATATTCTGAAAATAAAAAAATACTGTTTGATGTAAATGTATTATTATTATCTTCTGGAATCTATCATGAAAAGGATGAAGAAATAAATCTTTCTAATATAAAAACTTACAAAGAAAATATTAATAATACCACAGAAAATTTGACTTCTAAAGTTCTTGAAATATTGTTAAATAAAAAGGAAAAAATGAATTTGGGTTTATATTTTGCATTAAAAAACGCCAAAATAAATGAAAAGGATGATTATATAAAAATATTATATAAGAAAGAAAATTTATTGGAATATCAAATAGTTAAAAATAATTCAACAATTCTTGAATTATTATATTCCACTTTAACAAATCATCTGATTAAAATTGATATTATTTATGAAGATAATTCAGATGAAAAAACGAGAAAAAATAATATATTAAAATTGTTTTGA
- a CDS encoding phosphatidate cytidylyltransferase has translation MAVNKKNLFIRTLSGIILGPAVVFSFFSLPTTIGLATSIILITSLEYFEMTLKEFKYEYKVFLSIIVALTSAVYGFALRAYYSGLFIFDPITIYIITIIAISGLSLIYLKDTKKYKIAIENFVFALITISLFLSYFYHINLNYGSTTSILILTSVWIYDAGAFFVGLNFGKHKLSPNYSPKKSIEGLIGGIILTYLYIILYEYIRSYFNLNLINPIQAIFFALLVGIVDTIGDLTESSYKRTYNLKDSGETLPGHGGMYDRIDGLLYLTPAFYFLMKIFGI, from the coding sequence ATGGCAGTAAATAAAAAAAATTTATTTATTAGAACATTATCTGGAATAATTCTCGGGCCAGCTGTTGTTTTTTCGTTTTTTTCTTTACCTACAACTATTGGGTTAGCGACATCAATAATATTAATAACATCATTAGAATATTTTGAAATGACATTAAAAGAATTCAAATATGAATATAAGGTATTTCTATCTATAATAGTAGCATTAACAAGTGCTGTATATGGTTTTGCATTAAGAGCTTATTATTCCGGATTATTTATTTTTGATCCCATTACAATTTATATTATAACAATAATTGCAATTTCGGGACTAAGTTTAATATACCTAAAAGATACCAAAAAATATAAAATAGCTATAGAAAATTTTGTTTTTGCCCTTATTACAATATCGTTATTTTTATCATATTTTTACCATATAAATTTAAACTATGGTTCAACTACAAGTATATTAATATTAACATCTGTCTGGATATATGATGCAGGAGCTTTTTTTGTTGGTTTGAATTTTGGTAAACACAAATTATCTCCAAATTATTCACCGAAAAAAAGTATTGAAGGTTTAATTGGAGGAATTATATTAACTTACTTATATATAATTTTGTATGAATATATAAGGTCTTATTTTAACTTGAACTTAATTAATCCAATTCAGGCCATATTTTTCGCATTACTGGTTGGAATAGTAGATACAATAGGTGATCTTACGGAATCATCATATAAAAGAACGTATAACTTAAAAGATTCTGGTGAGACATTACCCGGTCATGGTGGTATGTATGATAGAATTGATGGTTTATTATATTTAACACCAGCATTTTATTTTTTAATGAAAATATTTGGTATATAA